In Diceros bicornis minor isolate mBicDic1 chromosome 24, mDicBic1.mat.cur, whole genome shotgun sequence, the following are encoded in one genomic region:
- the LOC131420905 gene encoding peroxisomal succinyl-coenzyme A thioesterase-like, with protein MGATVILEPAGPCRWDEPVRIAVRGLTAGQLVTLRASLRDDKGALFRAHARYRADAEGQLDLERAPALGGSFAGLEPMGLLWALEPEKTLWRFLKRDVQTPLAVELEVLDGHEPEGGRLLGRAVHERDFLGPGVRREPVRAGRVRATLFLPPGPGPFPGIIDIFGVGGGLLEYRASLLAGHGFATLALAYYDFEDLPKKLEGIHLDYFEEALCYMLQHPQVKGPGIGLLGISVGADICLSMASFLKNVSATVSINGSGVCGNTDVCYKQTCIPALGLDLRRIKVAFSGLLDIVDMRNDVVGGCENPSVIPIEKAQGPILFIVGQDDRNWRSEFYAQIASERLQAHGKEKPQIISYPGTGHNIEPPYFPLCPASLHKLVNKPVLWGGEPRAHSKAQVDAWNQILTFFCKYLGGTQKRASPKL; from the exons ATGGGGGCGACCGTCATCCTGGAGCCCGCGGGCCCCTGCCGCTGGGACGAGCCCGTGCGCATCGCCGTGCGCGGCCTGACCGCAGGACAGCTGGTCACGCTGCGCGCGTCCCTGCGCGACGACAAGGGCGCGCTCTTCCGGGCCCACGCGCGCTACCGCGCCGACGCCGAGGGCCAGCTCGACCTGGAGCGCGCGCCCGCGCTGGGCGGCAGCTTCGCGGGGCTCGAGCCCATGGGGCTCCTCTGGGCCCTGGAGCCCGAGAAGACTTTGTGGCGGTTTCTGAAGCGGGACGTGCAGACGCCCTTGGCCGTGGAGCTGGAGGTGCTCGATGGCCACGAGCCCGAGGGCGGGCGGCTCCTGGGCCGGGCGGTGCACGAGCGCGACTTCCTGGGGCCCGGGGTGCGGCGGGAGCCGGTGCGCGCGGGCCGGGTGCGCGCCACGCTCTTCCTGCCGCCAG GACCTGGCCCTTTCCCAGGAATCATTGACATCTTTGGTGTTGGAGGGGGCCTGTTGGAGTATCGAGCCAGCCTTCTGGCCGGCCATGGCTTTGCCACGTTGGCTCTGGCTTATTATGACTTTGAAGATCTCCCCAAGAAACTGGAGGGCATACACCTGGACTACTTTGAAGAAGCCCTGTGCTACATGCTGCAACACCCCCAG gtTAAAGGCCCAGGCATTGGGCTTCTGGGTATTTCTGTAGGGGCAGATATTTGTCTCTCCATGGCCTCATTTTTGAAGAACGTCTCAGCCACAGTTTCCATCAATGGATCTGGGGTCTGTGGAAACACAGATGTATGCTACAAGCAAACTTGCATCCCAGCATTGGGACTTGATCTGAGGAGAATCAAGGTAGCTTTCTCAGGCCTCCTGGACATTGTGGATATGCGGAATGATGTTGTAGGAGGGTGTGAGAACCCCAGCGTGATTCCAATAGAGAAGGCCCAGGGGCCCATCCTCTTCATCGTTGGTCAGGATGACCGTAACTGGAGGAGTGAGTTCTATGCCCAAATTGCCTCTGAACGCTTACAGGCCCATGGAAAGGAAAAACCCCAGATCATCTCTTACCCTGGGACTGGGCATAACATCGAGCCTCCTTACTTCCCGCTGTGCCCAGCTTCCCTGCACAAATTAGTGAACAAACCTGTGCTCTGGGGTGGAGAGCCCAGGGCTCATTCTAAGGCCCAGGTAGATGCTTGGAACCAAATTCTAACCTTCTTCTGCAAATATCTTGGAGGTACCCAGAAGAGAGCTTCCCCCAAATTGTAA